The Paenarthrobacter aurescens region GGTAGGCAATGGCCAGTTCACCGAGGCAGGCCATCACCAGGTAGACCACAAAGGCGCCCACCAGATAGGCAAGGACTGCTCCGAGCGGGCCTGCTTGGGAGATGGTGTAGCCGGAGCTGAGGAAGAGCCCTGAACCGATCACCCCGCCCATCGCGATCATGATCAGGTGCCGAGGGCCCATTGACCGGCGCAGCCCGGATTCTGCGGCGATGGGTAGGGCGTCCGAGGGGTGGTCCAGTTTGAGCGGTGCGGAAGATTCCATGTCTTGTCTCCGTTACGTGACAAATGCGAACGGTACGCCGCGGCTGCTGGAGGGAACCACGGCGCTTGTAGTGACGAAGGTAACACAGGATTCGCACTTTGTGAGCGTTAAATGCATTTATGAATGCATATAACGCACACCTCGCTGAAGCCGGTTTCAGTCCCTCCCATCCTGCGCGAGAACCCGCTTGAGTTCTTTCCGGGCCCTGGAATAGCGGGTCCGGGACGCTGTAGGCGAGAGTCCAAGGATCTTCCCAGCCTCGGCCACCCCGAACCCGTCCCAGATGATCAACATGACGAGTTCCCTGTCCATAGGACGAAGCCGGGAAAGCGCTCCGGAGATTGCGTCATCCTGATGATCGGGCGCCTGCGGCTCATGAACCAGCCCCTGACGCAGCTTCTCGGACAATGCTCCCCGGCGGATTTTTCCCCGCCGGTAATTGGCCAGCACGCCTTTGGCCACACCAAAGCTCCAGGCCCGGATTTCTGCAGGCTCCGCGGGCAAGCGGTCACGTTGCCGCCACAGGACCATGAGTAACTCAGAAACACAATCGGCTGCATCCTCCGCAGGGTCAACCCGGCGCACGAAGTAGGCCATGAGCGCCGGAGTCAGGGTGCGGACACAGTCCTCGAATCGGTCTTCCACGGCCACCGGCATTGCAATGTCCTCGCGGGCAGGGAACGGAGTCACTGCTTCAGACCTTTGATCAAGTCCAGGCAGCCCAAAGTCCGGTGGTACTCCTCAACGGTTTCAGCATCACCTGATTCGGCAGCCGCAACGGAGACTTTCATTCGTACCACCACGCCACCTCCGTCAGTGGCTACCGTGGCAGGCCAACTGAGTGACTTCTGGAGAACGGAAACCGCGGCGACTTGTCCTGGCTGATCGCCTTCGGAGTGCCGGTCCAGCCATTCCTCTTCCCAAAGGCACCGGACCACCCACTCATACCGGACAGTTGGCGCTATGTCCTGGGTGATAGTGCCGCTGCCCTGATTATTCTCCTGATACATCTCTGCTTCCTTCAGGGCAGAAGCATCCTTGAGCCGCTCTTCGTCATAGCCCGGAGGCAACGGCAGCGAACCGTACTTGGTTTTGGCGAAGCGCGCGTAGTCAGAAGCAAGCGGGTTGATCCATCGTGAATCCGGGATGTCCAGGTTCCCGGTGGTGCCATCCCCGCTTGATGAAGGAACGGGTGGCGCGTTCTCCACTTCTTCGGTTACGAACCCCATGAACTGCGCTACGGCCGGGGAAGCCACTCCCGCGCCGGCCACAGCTACGGCCCCGGCCACCAGCAGCGAAATCCACCTCCGCCGCCCCTTGTTCATCGACTGACCCTCATCTGCGGCCCGTAAATGCCTTAGGACGTTGTGGGCTGTCTCGGGCTCAAAAGCCCACTTGTTTGCTGGATCTGCCCGGCGCAGCTGCGCATCCAGTTGCTCATCGTCCATCATTCGCCCAACAGTGCGTTCCCGTCCCTAACACCCAATACATGTCCGGACAGGCAGCAAACGTGGCAAGGAAATAAGGACGGGTTGGTTCAGCGTCAGTAATCCGGGTTGCTGGGCACCACGAGCCCGGTTTCGTAGGCGTAAACCACTACCTGCACCCTGTCCCTCAGTTGGAGCTTGCTCAGGATCCGCCGCACGTGCGTCTTCACCGTAGCCTCCGAAAGGAAGAACTTATGCGCTATCTCAGCGTTGGAAAGACCCTCGGCAATGGTGGTGAGGATTTCCGTTTCACGCGGTGTGAGTTCATCCAGAAGCGGGTCGCGGTGCGGAGCAGGCGAATTCCCCGGGACCACGCCGCCGCGAACATACGTTTCCAGCAGACGTTGAGTGACACGCGGTGCCACCACCGCGTCTCCGCTGGCTACAAGGCGCACAGCATGCACCAGTTCGGAAGGGGCAACGTCCTTCAGGAGGAACGCCGATGCCCCGGCCTGCAAGCCGCTGAAGGCGTACTCATCCAAGTCAAAGGTGGTCAGGATGATGACCCTGGCATCGGAGCCTGAATCCGAAATTCGCCGCGTAGCCTCAATGCCGTCCATGCCCGGCATGCGGACGTCCATCAAAACAACGTCCGGTTGCAAGGCCTCCGTTTGGCGAACGGCCTCTATGCCGTCCGAAGCCTCTCCCACAACGTGGAAGTCGTCTTCGCCTTCAAGAATGAGCCGGAAGCCCATCCGCAAGAGCGGCTGATCGTCTACGAGCAGCACTTTGATGGTCTCTTCGGTCATGATTCCCCCTTTTCGCCGTTCCAGCGGAGCTCAGCGTGGACCGCCCAGCCTCCCCTTTTTGCCGGACCGGCAGTAACGATTCCAGCATAAATTCCAGCACGTTCATTCATTCCGGCAATGCCCTGCCCGGTCCCCAGGCTGCCCACGGGTTCACTGCCGCCCTCACGGGTTCCCCGGCCGTCGTCGTAAACGTCAATGGTGACCAAATCGCCGTCGCGAGCCACTTGAACGTCAACGCGGCTGAGCGAGCGCCCGTACCGCAGGACGTTTGTCAGCGACTCCTGGACAATCCGGTAAACGGTCAGTTCAAAGGCCGGATCAGCCGGGAGACCCGGCCCCGTGTGCGCGTAGTGCAGGGGCAGGCCGGCGGTTCGGAAACCGTCCAGAAGTTTGGCCAGGTTTTGCCCGGATTCGAGCGGCGTCAGGGGAGCCGGCCTGCCTGAATCGTCCCGCAGAACGCCGAGTACCCTGCGCATGTCTGCCAAGGCGGCCCTGCCAGTTCTGGACAATTCGCCCAGAACGTCCCCGGCCCGCTGCGGATCCTTCCTCACCACCACTGCGGCACCGTCCGAGAGGCTGATCATCACCGTTAGCGAGTGAGCAACGACGTCGTGCATCTCGCGGGCTATCCTGTTGCGTTCGGTGACCTTGCCCAGCTGCGTTGTCCGCGCCGCCCACGCCGCGATCTCCGCTTCATGCTCCCTGCGTTGGCGCACGGAGATGCCGATGCCCGTTGCAAGGAGATTGGAAAGCATGATGGTCACCGAAGTGGCGATGTTGTTGATGAGGTGGAAGTTCTCCGGAACGTCCTGAAGGGTGTCCATCTGGCTGGGACTCGTCCACATGAACAAGTACAAGAGGCTCAGCGGCAGGCTGGCTGCGGCAAAGACCATCAGTGTCAGAGCGCGCTTCCTGAGCGATGCCACTGCGTAGAGCGCGAACCAAAGACCTGCGGAAACGTTCGAACCCCAGGGGTTGAGGATGGTGGCCGAAATTTCCAGAAGTGCCACCGCAAGAACTACCTGAAGCGGGAATTGCCGCCTGAAGAACAAAGCGGCGGCAATCATCAGGAGTATGGCCACCACAAACCATTTGCCATCAATGGCCGAAGTGATGATGGTGGGCAGCGCCAACAGAACGTAGCAAAGGATCACCACCGCATCCATTGCGCGGGGTCGCTTGTAGAAGTAGCGCCGGATCCGGCCTCTGCGACGCTGGGCGATTTCAGCAAAGGACGCATCGGCCGTGGTGGCCGATGCGTCCCTCATCTGTGGAGCTTCAGTCATGAATTGAGCCTAGACGGCACCCCGTCCTAGACGTCCCGCTTCTGGAGCAAAATCATGGCCAGTGCAACCGGGACAACTACCCAGGCTCCCAGGACCAAGCCTGCCTGCCACGCTTCCAGCGTTTCCGGGACATGCTCGACGGCGGTCAGCGGGCTGATGGTGTTACCGGGAAGGTACTTGCTGGCTTCCTTGAAGAAGTCGCCCGGAATGAGCTGGAAAGCAATCGGTGCCACGAAGAACAGCCCAACGAGGCTCATGATTCCGCCCGCTGAATTGCGAACGATGGTTCCCAGGGCCATACCAATGGCGGCCACGGCTGCTACATAGATGCTGTTGACCAGGAGAAGCTTGACTGATTGGGAGCTGCCCAGATCCAGTTTGAGGTCATAGTTGTCAAGGATGGGCAATGCAACCAAACCTGCGATGTAAGTAGACAAAGCAGTGAGGATGAATGCGCTGACCATGACCACAATGAGCTTGGCCAGGAACGGGATCACTCGCTTGGGAACGGCAGCAAAAGTGGAACGTGCCATGCCCGTAGTGAACTCGGAGCTCATCAGGAGGACGCCCAAGGAGCCGAGGATGAGCTGGGCAAAGACGATGCCTGAGGTTGGAATGGAGACCGCGAGGTCACCACCCTGGGCTGCCACGGCGGCCGCGGCTTCAGGATCGGAGGCCACCTGCTCAGCGAATGACCCTGTGCCCCACGCCCCGAGGGCCGCAAAGCCCACCATCACAAGAGCGGTGCAGGCCAGGAGGATCACGGTGGACATCAGCGTGCGGAACTTGATGAATTCGGAGTTGAGTACGCGGTGGAATGCCGGTCCGGGACCGACGGAGTTACGGATGGACTTGCGGTCCAAAGTGGTGGTGCTCATGTCTATTTCCCTCCGGCCTGAGCGGGTACCGAGGCCCCGGTGGTGATGTGCGAGTGGTATTCGACCTCGTCCTTGGTCAGTTCCATGTAAGCCTCTTCCAGGCTTGCCTGGAGCGGGGTCAGCTCATAGACCATGACCTGGTTCTCCAAGGCCGTCCGGGCAATGCCGCGCGGATCGATCCCCGAGACCTCCAGCAGTTCGCGCTCGTGTGCCTCCACGGAAACGCCGGTTCCGGCAAGGAGCTGCATGAGGCGTTCCGGCTGATCGGTCCGGACGCGGGTGCGTGCCTGTCCCTTGCCGGTGATGATTTCCGCTATGGGCGCGTCTGCGATGATCCGGCCGCGGCCGATCACGATCAGGTGGTCTGCCGTCAGCGCCATCTCGCTCATGAGGTGGCTGGACAGGAACACCGTGCGGCCTTCAGAAGCCAGGTACTTGACGAGGTTGCGGACCCACACCACGCCTTCGGGATCAAGCCCGTTGACCGGCTCATCAAGGATGATGGTTTGCGGATCGCCCAGCAGCGCGGCGGCGATTCCGAGGCGTTGGCCCATTCCAAGTGAGAAGCCCTTGACCTTCTTCTTGGCGACGTCGCCCAGGCCGGTCATCTCGATGACTTCCCGGACACGGCTCTTGGGGATGCTGTGCGTTGCTGCCATGGCAAGAAGATGGTTGTACGCGGTGCGGCTCGTGTGGACAGCCTTTGCATCCAGGAGGGCACCGATCTCCCGCAGTGGCGCCTTGTGTTGCGCGAAAGGCTCACCGTTCACGGTTACCGAGCCCGATGTAGGAGCGTCCAGCCCCATGATCATGCGCATGGTGGTTGACTTGCCGGCACCGTTCGGACCCAGGAAGCCCGTCACCCGTCCAGCTTGGACTGTGAAACTGACGCCGCCCACGGCGGTCTTCTCGCCGTAGACCTTGGTCAGGCCTTTTGCTTCGATCATGGAAGCGTTCCCTCCTCGGAGCACATGTGTGTGCAAGTGAGTTTCGAATGTACTGACAACGCTACTCACGGAAGGGACGCAAATCGCCTGTCTCAGGGATGATTCAGGGTTCAGTCAGGGTAGTCCTAGCGGATGATCCGCGGTGCTCAGGCCTCCGGCAGCGGCGAGTACACCGTGAGCTCCCGGGGCTTTACCGTGAACGTGGCACGACGCACCCCTGGCTTCGGCTCCCCATCGACCGCCAGAACCAACGGCTGCCCTATCGCTTCCACGGTGACCGTAGTGGCCTCGGTCAGATGGGTGACCTTGGACGCGGCAACGGTGCCGGTCACCACTGCCCAGAGCAACCGGGCCCGTGCGAACGGCTCATCCGCAGTGATCATACGGAGATCGAAAACGCCGTCGTCCAGTACCGGCCTGCGCAGAGGTGCATGGTCACTGGGATAGAACCGGCCCCGCCCCATGTAAAGAATCCAGAGCTTGTGCTTCACCCCATCCACCAGGAGCGTGGTGGGGGAGTTCACTCCGAAGGTGCGCAGCGATGCCACAACGCCGGCCAACGGCTTACCCATGGCCGGCTGAAGCCGTTCACGCCGGCGGACCATGTTGGGATAGACGCCCACGCTGGCTGTATTGAGCATCGCCATCTCGCTGGTTTCCGGCGTCTCAGGCAGTCCGCGTTGAACCTCCACATGCCCCAGGTCAACGGAGGCAGCGTGTCCCTTGGTCACGGCATCAATGGCATCCTCGATCGAGCTGGTGCCGAGGTCGCGGGCGAAGTGGTTAAGGGTCCCGCCCGGAAGAACCACGAGCGGCAGTGAATGTTCGACGGCGGCAGCCGCCGCAGAGCCAACCGTTCCGTCACCGCCCCAAACACCTAGCGCCACGGTCCCCGCCCGGGTGGCTGCGGCCTCAATCTCCGCGGCAACGTCTTCCCCTTCGGCTATTTCACGAATATACGCCTTAGGGAATATCTCCTTCAGCAGCTCACCGGTTTCGGGAGTGTAAGAACCGCCCAGGGTGTTCACCGCGATACTCAGCCCCTCGCCGTCGTGAATCGCGGGAGCGTCCGCCGGCGTCCGGCGCGGCTTTGGCTCTGCGGGCCTCGCGGGCCACCATTTACGGGTAAGGAATGCCGCGCCGGCACCCAGGGCCGAGCCGAAGAAGACATCCGAAGGCCAATGGGCACCAGTATGGACGCGGGAGTACGCCACGCCAGCCGCAACGGGGGCCAAAGCCACGCCGGACGCCGGCGAAACTATTCCAGCCCCGACGGCGAATGCCACAGCGGAGGCCGAATGACCCGAGGGCATGGATGAACTGGTGGGCTGTGGATCCACAAAGCGGAACAGCGGCAGATGTTCCGGAAGGGGCCGGGCCCGCGGAAGAGCCTTCTTGAAGATCAGGTTGGTAACCGCCGAGGCTACGCCTAAGGCCAGCACACCATGAAGGGCCGCCCTGCGGGGTTTACCGGGAAAGGTTGCCATAATCCCGGCTATGCCAAACCACAGCTTCCCCTTGGTAGCGGCCGCGGAGAGTCTGCGGAAAAACACATCGTGGTCACCCTGGGGTTGCCGGGATACGGCACGAACCAGGAAATGATCGAATCTGGCAACCCGTTTGGGGCCTTTACCCAAGAAGCCTCGCATCCCATCACCCTAGCGCCTGGCGTTGCCTCTCATCTGCCATGGCTACCATGAATGGATGATTCGCGTACTCCGTCCACAACCACGGCCCGGTTGGCAGTTGATCACGCCTGGAATACTCCTGCTGTGTGCCTTCGCGGTTCCAGGGGCACTGATCATGGCGGGCCAGGGCGAGCCGGCTTTCAACCGGGTGGACACCGGCTGGCAGTCCTACGTCTTCAGCATGCGCTCCACTTTCTGGGACGGAGTAAACGTAGTCCTCAACTGGGCCGGCTATGCGGGGATGCTTGCCTTCCACGCTGTGCTCGCGGTTTCCCTGGTCATCTGGCAGCGACCTAAAGCAGCAATTTTTGCCGCCACAAGCGGCATTCTGGTGCTGGCGTTGACGCAACTCGCCAAAGCCGTGGTGGGCAGAGACAGGCCGGAGGGGGCCAGGGTACTCAGCGACACAGGCTCATACCCCTCGGGGCATGTATCTGCTACCACGGCTTTCTTGTTGGTGCTGGCACTGCTGATGGGTCGTTGGTGGATGGGGCTCATAGCTGCGGTGGGTGTGGTGTCCATGATGATCAGCCGCACCTATCTCTCCGCTCACTGGTTGAGCGACGTCCTGGGAGGTGCCTGCCTTGCCGCCGGGGTTGTTCTCCTGATGTGGTGGCGCTTTCGCGATATATGCATCAAGGAGAATGACTTGGCCGGGGGTCAAACTATTTGGTCGGCAAAGGCTTTGCGACGCCGGCAAGCAGCAGAGCAAGCAAAATAGGCGCTCCAATGGCCAGCAATGCCATGTGGATTCCGGTGTGGTCGCCAAGGTAGCCCAGGAGGGGCGGCCCTGCCAGGAAGGCGACATAACCGATGGTGGAAACCACGGATACGCGGGCTGCAGCATGCTTGGGATCGTCCGCTGCGGCTGACATTCCCATGGGGAAGGCCAACGCCGCGCCGACGCCCCACAGTGCGGCGCCGATGCCCGCCAGCACCACGTTCCCGGCAAAGACGAACAACGCCAGTCCCATGGCAGCTGCGGCCATGCTGGCCCGGAGGACGTTTACACGCCCGAACTTGTCAATCGCTTTGCCACCGAGGAACCGCATGACAGTCATGGCAAGGACGAACAACGCAAACAGCAACGCTCCGGTGGACTCGGAGGCACCAAGTCCGTCCACTGCCGCCTTCGCGATCCAGTCATTGCCCGCGCCTTCGGTGAGCGTGGCGCCGAGGACAACCACGCCGATGAGCAGCGTCCTGCCATCCCGCCAAGCTGTGGGGCCCTTCTCAGCCGCCACCCCGCCGTCGTGAATTTCTTCTACCTGGTGCGGCAGGAAGTATTTGGGAACCGTCAGCGCCAAGACGACAGCAATGGCTGCGATGACCAACAAGTGCTCCGGCAAGCCCACGCCCAGCTGTGATAGGCCGGCGCCGATCAGCGCGCCCAGGAACGCGCCACCACTGAAGGCGGCGTGGAACTGCGGCATGATGGTGCGCTTGAGCCGGTGCTCAACATCCGCGCCCTCGATGTTCTGTGCGACATCCCATAGGCCGATGCCGATGCCGAAGAAGAACAGGGCAATGGCCGTGGCCGGAACCGAGGCAGCCATGAGCGAGAAGGCAATGGCTGCTCCTGCGGCACCCGCCACGATGCCGGCAAGGCGGACCGTGTTGGCTGTACCGATCCGGCCCACAACCCATCCGGCTGATGGCAGTGCCAGCAGGGAGCCCACGGCGGTGCAGAGCAGCAGGGTGCCCATCTGGCCGGACGTGAGACTCAGCGCTTCCGTCACGGCAGGGATGCGGGCGGCCCAGCTGGCGAACACCAAACCGTTCATGCCGAAGATCAGGAACGTTGCCACGGCTGCGGCGTTGACGCTGGTGGTGCTTCTGGTGCTGGTGGTCATGCAATCACAACTTCCACAGAGAGTTTGTTGAGCCGGGCGAGATCTTCGGGGGAGGGTTCCTGGTCTGTCACTATGGTGTCCACGGCGTCCAAGGCTGCAACCAGGGCTACTGCGCTGGCGTGCCACTTGCTGCCTGCCGATGCCACGATCACCCGCGCTGCGGACTCCAGCCCGGCGCGTTTGACTGCCGCGTCTTCAAGATCGTGGGCCAAGAGGCCATCCTTGAGGTTGAGCGCGCAGGGGGTTACGACGGCGGCGTCGAACCTCAGCGACCGAACGTTGGCTTCAGTCATGGGTCCCCTGAAGGACTGTTCTCCAGCGATGAGCCGACCTCCGGGGAGAATGAGCTCCGGCGCGCGGCCGTCCTTCGCTTGAGCCAGAGCATCAACGGCATGAAGTGACATGGGCATCACCGTCAGTTCCCGGTTGCCCAGGCGGCGTGCGATTTCGGTTGCCGTGGAACCACTGTCCAACCACACGTATTCGCGGTCCTTGATCAGCTGGTCCACAGCTTTGGCGATGCGGACCTTGACCTCGTGGTCCTCGAGTTCGCGCTGGCCGTAGCCCGGATTGTCTCCCCGCGCCAGCAAGCTGCGGGCACCGCCGTGGATGCGCTTCAGCACTCCGTTGGCCGCGAGGATTTCCAGATCCCGCCGGACAGTGGCCCCGGAGGCGCCCGTAGCGTGGACGAGCTCGTCCACTGTTGCTTCCTCGCGGGCGCGCAGCAGCTCGCCAATGAGCCGGTGGCGGTCAGCAGTTCCCATGCCACAACCCTAGCAACATTTGAGCAAATAATCACGTGGCGTGATCATTTGATCACCATCCCTCTCTCGCGTCCCGCGCCCTTAAACCAAACGCTCTTCCAGTGAGTGGAAGAGCGTTGGCCGAAAGGGGCGGTTATGTGAGAGAGCGTTTGGGGTTAGCGGGCGCGCTCCACGCGCTTCTCGTCCCAGACTGGTTCCTCGGACTCGTAGACCTTGCCGTCAGAACCAAAGATGAGGAAGCGGTCAAAGGACTTGGCGAACCAGCGGTCGTGCGTGACAGCAAGGACAGTGCCTTCGAAAGAGTCGATGGCACGCTCCAATGCCTCGCCCGAGTGAAGGTCCAAGTTGTCCGTGGGCTCGTCCAGCAACAAGAGGGTAGCGCCGGACAGCTGCAGGAGCAGGATTTGGAAACGTGCCTGTTGGCCACCGGACAGCGACTCGTACTTCTGCTCGGACTGACCGGCCAGGCCATAGGAATCAAGGGCGCCG contains the following coding sequences:
- a CDS encoding response regulator transcription factor; translation: MTEETIKVLLVDDQPLLRMGFRLILEGEDDFHVVGEASDGIEAVRQTEALQPDVVLMDVRMPGMDGIEATRRISDSGSDARVIILTTFDLDEYAFSGLQAGASAFLLKDVAPSELVHAVRLVASGDAVVAPRVTQRLLETYVRGGVVPGNSPAPHRDPLLDELTPRETEILTTIAEGLSNAEIAHKFFLSEATVKTHVRRILSKLQLRDRVQVVVYAYETGLVVPSNPDY
- a CDS encoding RNA polymerase sigma factor — protein: MTPFPAREDIAMPVAVEDRFEDCVRTLTPALMAYFVRRVDPAEDAADCVSELLMVLWRQRDRLPAEPAEIRAWSFGVAKGVLANYRRGKIRRGALSEKLRQGLVHEPQAPDHQDDAISGALSRLRPMDRELVMLIIWDGFGVAEAGKILGLSPTASRTRYSRARKELKRVLAQDGRD
- a CDS encoding phosphatase PAP2 family protein codes for the protein MIRVLRPQPRPGWQLITPGILLLCAFAVPGALIMAGQGEPAFNRVDTGWQSYVFSMRSTFWDGVNVVLNWAGYAGMLAFHAVLAVSLVIWQRPKAAIFAATSGILVLALTQLAKAVVGRDRPEGARVLSDTGSYPSGHVSATTAFLLVLALLMGRWWMGLIAAVGVVSMMISRTYLSAHWLSDVLGGACLAAGVVLLMWWRFRDICIKENDLAGGQTIWSAKALRRRQAAEQAK
- a CDS encoding DeoR/GlpR family DNA-binding transcription regulator — its product is MGTADRHRLIGELLRAREEATVDELVHATGASGATVRRDLEILAANGVLKRIHGGARSLLARGDNPGYGQRELEDHEVKVRIAKAVDQLIKDREYVWLDSGSTATEIARRLGNRELTVMPMSLHAVDALAQAKDGRAPELILPGGRLIAGEQSFRGPMTEANVRSLRFDAAVVTPCALNLKDGLLAHDLEDAAVKRAGLESAARVIVASAGSKWHASAVALVAALDAVDTIVTDQEPSPEDLARLNKLSVEVVIA
- a CDS encoding histidine kinase, producing MTEAPQMRDASATTADASFAEIAQRRRGRIRRYFYKRPRAMDAVVILCYVLLALPTIITSAIDGKWFVVAILLMIAAALFFRRQFPLQVVLAVALLEISATILNPWGSNVSAGLWFALYAVASLRKRALTLMVFAAASLPLSLLYLFMWTSPSQMDTLQDVPENFHLINNIATSVTIMLSNLLATGIGISVRQRREHEAEIAAWAARTTQLGKVTERNRIAREMHDVVAHSLTVMISLSDGAAVVVRKDPQRAGDVLGELSRTGRAALADMRRVLGVLRDDSGRPAPLTPLESGQNLAKLLDGFRTAGLPLHYAHTGPGLPADPAFELTVYRIVQESLTNVLRYGRSLSRVDVQVARDGDLVTIDVYDDGRGTREGGSEPVGSLGTGQGIAGMNERAGIYAGIVTAGPAKRGGWAVHAELRWNGEKGES
- a CDS encoding ABC transporter ATP-binding protein; translation: MIEAKGLTKVYGEKTAVGGVSFTVQAGRVTGFLGPNGAGKSTTMRMIMGLDAPTSGSVTVNGEPFAQHKAPLREIGALLDAKAVHTSRTAYNHLLAMAATHSIPKSRVREVIEMTGLGDVAKKKVKGFSLGMGQRLGIAAALLGDPQTIILDEPVNGLDPEGVVWVRNLVKYLASEGRTVFLSSHLMSEMALTADHLIVIGRGRIIADAPIAEIITGKGQARTRVRTDQPERLMQLLAGTGVSVEAHERELLEVSGIDPRGIARTALENQVMVYELTPLQASLEEAYMELTKDEVEYHSHITTGASVPAQAGGK
- a CDS encoding MFS transporter, with translation MTTSTRSTTSVNAAAVATFLIFGMNGLVFASWAARIPAVTEALSLTSGQMGTLLLCTAVGSLLALPSAGWVVGRIGTANTVRLAGIVAGAAGAAIAFSLMAASVPATAIALFFFGIGIGLWDVAQNIEGADVEHRLKRTIMPQFHAAFSGGAFLGALIGAGLSQLGVGLPEHLLVIAAIAVVLALTVPKYFLPHQVEEIHDGGVAAEKGPTAWRDGRTLLIGVVVLGATLTEGAGNDWIAKAAVDGLGASESTGALLFALFVLAMTVMRFLGGKAIDKFGRVNVLRASMAAAAMGLALFVFAGNVVLAGIGAALWGVGAALAFPMGMSAAADDPKHAAARVSVVSTIGYVAFLAGPPLLGYLGDHTGIHMALLAIGAPILLALLLAGVAKPLPTK
- a CDS encoding ABC transporter permease, giving the protein MSTTTLDRKSIRNSVGPGPAFHRVLNSEFIKFRTLMSTVILLACTALVMVGFAALGAWGTGSFAEQVASDPEAAAAVAAQGGDLAVSIPTSGIVFAQLILGSLGVLLMSSEFTTGMARSTFAAVPKRVIPFLAKLIVVMVSAFILTALSTYIAGLVALPILDNYDLKLDLGSSQSVKLLLVNSIYVAAVAAIGMALGTIVRNSAGGIMSLVGLFFVAPIAFQLIPGDFFKEASKYLPGNTISPLTAVEHVPETLEAWQAGLVLGAWVVVPVALAMILLQKRDV
- a CDS encoding bifunctional phosphatase PAP2/diacylglycerol kinase family protein, yielding MRGFLGKGPKRVARFDHFLVRAVSRQPQGDHDVFFRRLSAAATKGKLWFGIAGIMATFPGKPRRAALHGVLALGVASAVTNLIFKKALPRARPLPEHLPLFRFVDPQPTSSSMPSGHSASAVAFAVGAGIVSPASGVALAPVAAGVAYSRVHTGAHWPSDVFFGSALGAGAAFLTRKWWPARPAEPKPRRTPADAPAIHDGEGLSIAVNTLGGSYTPETGELLKEIFPKAYIREIAEGEDVAAEIEAAATRAGTVALGVWGGDGTVGSAAAAAVEHSLPLVVLPGGTLNHFARDLGTSSIEDAIDAVTKGHAASVDLGHVEVQRGLPETPETSEMAMLNTASVGVYPNMVRRRERLQPAMGKPLAGVVASLRTFGVNSPTTLLVDGVKHKLWILYMGRGRFYPSDHAPLRRPVLDDGVFDLRMITADEPFARARLLWAVVTGTVAASKVTHLTEATTVTVEAIGQPLVLAVDGEPKPGVRRATFTVKPRELTVYSPLPEA